AGTGTGTCCATCTGTTGAACAGGGCAGAGATTGGCAGACCATGAAAGGCCCCCTGGCAAAATACTAGTTGTGCATTTTGACAAGGGAAGTTCTAAGGATACTGTACTCAACATTCAGTTAATATTAACAAAAAGGAACACATGTCAGCGATGTTGAGTTTTCAAATCTCATTTGAGTAATAAATCAAAAGAATACATGTCCTCTGTGAAACAGATAAACCAATGGCAGTTGAGCTGGAAATAATACATTACTGATACTAATGCTTAGGGTTTAATCTGGAGGATGGTTATTATGAAAGACAAACTGACAAAGTCAAGAAAATACTGTTACAATTCAGTATCACTCTGCACAGGAAAATACTGTTTAGTTGATAATTAAAACAAAACTGGCCATGTCCTGTATAGGTACATATAGGACATGTCAATTTCAGATGTTTGATATGATAACAAAAATTAATCTCTGCCCTATTCAGTAGAAAATAAAAGTTCAGACTGttgcaaataaaaaaatatggacATCATACTCTATTCCACATGAGTATTGTTTCCAAATCGCCAATGGTTTGTACAGAAGATAAAAGGTTTGGGGACACTCCTATTATAGAAACTGGTAATAGGGCTTAGTAAATCAAAGCGGACTCAGTTGTTTGCCAAAATCTGAGATGCCATCATTAACTGAGagaaaaggtgtaaaaaaaattacTTCAGAATTTATTTTACTTGGGGCGCTAATAAGAACAATATTCATAGAGATTTACTGAAGCATTGCCCCACTCTTCCCTCCCATGTCAACTTTGTTAATCTGTAAAAGGTTCTCTTGGAAAGCCATACATGCAGAGACAATAGCAATTCAACAGTGTTCAGGCACTGGTGAGTAACCACTAACAATGATCCCAAAGTCAGGAGAATGACTAAGGTTGCCCTATTCATTAATTCCTCATACAtctttttctgtttgttttgaaaTGTTTAACTAGGACCAACAGACATGAACAATACAGCAACTGTAGACCTAGCAAGCCGAAAGGTATTGATATAAAATCTAACTTGAATGAAACACTTCATAGAATTTTGTTCCTTTTTCAATAGTTTGTACTAAATGTTTGCGTGACAAAGCTTGCcaatagagccccacagtagGAGTCATAAAACCTAGcaatcaaacagggaaatggttccaattgtttttccaccatgcatttttcacacaggggattTTTTGTAAACACTTAAAGGGctgctgtgtttcgtgtaggcttaccctggcctgACGTTTTGacaaccatgtaaatctctctcagacaaggggacttttatcaatatattcgactccatttactctcagattcaaaaatGCAAATTACCATCAAATTAGaccatgcaaaactacaaatccctgcaagctcctgcacaccATCTCAAGCTAACACCTTCGCTAACAGGAAGTGTGTCAAGTTacaacttgcacaagacagttcccAGAATTGTAAATTTAAAGAAATTTAGCCAATTTATTAATTACAACAATTAGCTAACAGATTGTTAATCCAGAGATTACTGCCTTGATTCGGCAGTcttgtccagatcatcatggcatttgtagtagCGAATATATTGTTAAATTACCTTGTCCTAAAATGATTTACtcagttatcaaaacgtcacaccagggtaaacctacatgaaacacagcccttattttaagtgtgtcTAAAATCCCTGacgggaaaaatgaatggtggaaaaacaattggaaacaTATCtctttgaccgctaggttttatggatattatgactcatactgtggtactctatactTGGACATTTCCATTTTCCTTTGATAGTGAGTAAGTAGTAATAACTGGTTTAAATTACATATACAGACTTTTTGCAGTTTTTTTCCTGAAACAGACATTCTCCAAATTACCGGTACTTCCAAAACAGTTTGGGGATGTTCTAGCCAGATTAGGAGTTGGCATTAACTACTTTTACACCAAAGCAACTGGCACGTCATGCTTttcccaatgtaaaaaaaataaagagatcACTACATttgggagggaagagagacactTAAAGTTTGTTCCTGGTATCTTTAAAACGAGTCGTCCTTACATTTAAACAATGTAAATGAAAAGAAAAGTAAGCAATCCAAAAGAAAACTCATACAGCTATCTTACAAAGTAAAAAACAAACGAAAAACAAATCACTTCTACAAAAAGGAGGATCCTTAGGCTTTGTAAATTGTTCAAAACACCCAATGCTTCCTGTAATTTAAGGAATAAAAATTGTCCATCGATggcagttgaatgcattcaaggGAAGATATCCATGACATTTCAGAATGCACACCACAAAATAAACCCTCTTGAAGTCCAACAGCCATTCCTTCTGTACGGGAGAGGCTATACGGATACGCATGGTGCCAAAATGAATGATGCAGCCGTGGGTCGAGTGGAGATGAATGCTTCGGTTCAGTCTGTCGTCCAGATGAGCCCTtcacagctagctagtttatgctGGCTAAAACAGCAGCATGGCACTAGTTAAAAAAAATTTAACTTGTAAAAGAAAGTAAAGTTTATTTCTATGGGCGAGTAACGACAGATCGGCGCGAATGACGTGGTGCTTGTCGGCGTGAGTTGCTTCTCACTGGGCAGCAGTATAACATATCCCCGGAGGTAGTTAAAAGGGGCCAATTTGTTCCATCCCACTTGATTTTATTTTGAGTAGGATAGCAGCCTAGATGAGAAATAACTTGTTCTACTGGTAGTCACCATCTGGATGAACAATTACTCTGATTAAAACTGAATGATTCTGAAAACTCTTCCAAGTCCCAACTTCGGCAGACAAGTTTTAAATTCTTGCTGAATTTTCTAGCCACGagcataaactagctagctgggaaggtCTCTTCAGCGCAACTGACTGAGCGGAATCGGTTCAGCTCCACTTGACTCAGCTGCACGACATACGCCATCAATTTGGGCACCAAGTGTGTCCATATAGCCTCTCCTCTTCCATAATCTTCAAACTAACTTTAGTCTACTGAAAACTTACATAGTCCGTCTTACATAGTCTTTTAAGTACACATGACCTGGACATCTAGGTTTGCCTTGCCAACTGACGACACTTGCTCCACAAACGTGAAGAGGAGAAGGCAATGAAGGCATGTGGTTGACTGAGTTTGGGGCAGAGTATACTGACCACGCATCCACATGGCCTGGCTGAAATGGAAACAGAACCAGAGGGGCAAAGACGGGTACGGTAaagggagtggagggggagaggcTTGCTCTGGTTTAGAGCACACACACTTCCTGCATGTTTCAGTCCAATCTCCCCAAGACAGAGTGAGGAAGTCTTGAGATGACCATGCCAGTGTGATCCTGTGGAATAGTAGGTGAACGGGGAGTGGTTTTCAGCTAGTAGCGCGTCATCATGACCTGTCCTGGGTCTCGGTATGTATTGATGAGCTCACCTTCCTCACTGGCAGTCCTTCAACTCCACTCATGGCAGTGACGACAAACAGATGAGGACAaaatgggaagaaaaaaaatggaagGCTTGTAGGATCCCTGGACCAAAAAAATACACACCATAATAAATCTTCAGGCGGGCCTGTGTCTGGGCAGCCCTTACGAGAAGGCATAAACAAAGAAATATGGCCAAAGTTGGCTAGGGTTTCCTTTTTATCATTGTGCTATATAACAGCACTCTGCCTGCCAATTCAAGTCCATTCGTCACTATGACAGTCCAGTCTTTTCAATTCTGGTGGCTGGATACCTCAAACTCTACTTCTGTGTTTGACATTGAGAAAAATAGTAAAAAGGATGGGAGGGGGATGACGACGACAATTGTAACTTGCCCAAGCCTTGGCGTTATGCATGTATATCAGGCACATAGTTACTCATACAGGTTAGATTCTGATGTCACCTTTTCTTGTGATGAAAGTAAGACCTACTTTTCAGGTGGGAATGGCAAATGACTATCAAAAGGACACAAAATCCTAGGTTGCTCACATGAGCAATTGATCCAAAAATACTATTTGATCCAAACAAATTTTGCTCCCAACACGTAAAGCAACTTCTTCAAAATGTCTTACAAAAACATGACCATTACGCAAAAAAAATAATTGCGTTTAAATTTCCTCTGCCTGTGATCCAGTCTCTCCTTGGAGTTCAGGGTGTTTACTGTAAGTATTCTTCAAAACTCTGTGTATTGGTGTGTATGTTGCTCTTGTGTTCATGGTCAGGAATGTGGCCACTGGCGTTTGTcagttttgtgtgtgtctgtgtgagaatgCGCTTCTCCACTATATGTGCTAGCATATATAGAGAGCACCTTTGTGGATTGACGCACACTGAGATGCATGATAAGAGAATAAGGCCACGTCTTCTAAGAGCTGTACAAATCAACAGGATCAGGAGCTggaagagagaaacagggatTGTTATATTATGGTAAACACAGATCATGCCACAATACATGCGATATGGACAGTATGACAGCAGAGAATGACAACTTACCCGGGTGTTACATATGGCTGACAGAGTTGTGTCCATCGCCCCCTAACCCGGGGTGCCCCCCTCCCATCTGCATCTGGGGGTCCACCCCCGAaaccttctcttcctccctccgctTCAGACACGCTGCCTTGGGGTTCAGGTTACGCTCTTTAGGAAGAGGCCACACAGGTTAGAATCAGAGGGTTGGAGTGGATCTACAGGTTTTGGCTGAAACTTCAGGTAAACCGATGGTGAACACAATCAAGAAGATTGTCAAAGAGATGGAGGCAAGTGGCAAAACCATCAGGTTTCACAGTATATTCTAGTAAACGGAGAAGGTTAGGCGTATAGAAGAACGAGAGATGTTAAAAACaaaaagggttaggggttagacggGCAAAGAAGGTATGATTAAGGTGTAAATGCTGCGAGATTCTAGTCATGAAACAAATATTAAAAAGTATATCCTCGGAAAGCATGGAGGACAGTATACCAAAATGGAGAACGGAAGAGACAGCTGGACAGGACAGAGGAACGACCAGATGGCAGCAGTGGTGAGATCATTGAGTATTTGACAGAGGTGCAGCCCCCATCTTCCCCACCTCCATCTCTTTTTGCTCGCCCCTTTTCCATTATCCAAGAGGATAGAAGGACAGTCAGAGGCAGGTGAGTGCATGTAGAGGTGTGACTGCTGGTTGGGTGGTTGAGTGGAGGTAGAGGGCCTATAGGTGAATCATACTGGATCTGGAATTTTTGGTAAGGAAGCCCTATGTCGCACCTGCATCTCCAGGCACAGTATGATCTCTGTAGCCGTCATACTAGTCAAGCCCCAGTTGACTGGTTGGAGGTGGACATTACTGGGTCGGTTGGTACAGGAAGCCCTACTTTGTACCTGCTTCTCCATGCCCAGTATTAAGAGCTAATTGGCTGAGTGAAGGTGGTTGGCGGTACTGGATCTATTCGTAAAGAGAGGCCTACCTCGGACCTGCTTCTCCAGACCCATTATGACCTGCGCGGCCTGCTGCAGGATGAGGAGTTTGGTTTGGGCCTTGTCGCTGCGCAGGTGCACCTGCACCATCTTGCCCAGCTCCCTGAACGCCTCGTTAATGTCACGCACGCGCACCCTCTCCCGGACGTTGTTGGCCGAGCGGCGCTCCCGCTCGCGCTTCTCCTTCTCCTCGGCCGTCAGGTTCTCATCGTTCAGCGAGGCCgtgctgcagctgctgctgctgaggagggaggagggtcgtTATGGTACACCCCAACACCTGCTGCTTTTACCCTCCAAGTTGCCCTTACAGATTTAAGTTGCCCCTAACTACAGCCCTAAGGACAATTTCTGCGGAAATTTTCCTTGGATAGCAAATTGCTGTTCCAGGGTCAGTTAGCTCATCGTTAGATCTGATCCTAGACGAGCATTTAGGGGCAGCCTCTCCCTGGAGTGTGACCTCAGAGGGGCTACAGCATTCCCTGCACACTACTCAATTCACACCCTAGAGCAGACGGCCTGGTTGGCTGAAGCTGACAGCAGTCATTATTTAAGTGCCATATTTGGGCAGGAGGCCAGCAGCAGAAAGCTGTGGAGGTCCGGATGGACAATGTATTCCAGTGAGGAGGATGGGGGTCACGGATGGTTGATCCCAGTGGAGTGGCGCCAAGGTGCAGGAGAGCGAGAGATCGAGCGGAGGGATGGACCGCCAAGGACATGGTACTAGAATCCTTTTCTTTAATAtccttttttaaaaaaaaattttacatGGAGGAATCCTAAGGCCAGAGCACTACTGCTACTGTCAACGAAGGCACCGCGTTGGACCTCGCAAATTACATTCACTTCCGAAGAAAGAAAATTGGCATGTAACAACAAAACCGCTTTCACAAAGCAACTTTATTACTTCTCGGCAGACTTTCACTTGGCCAAAATAGATCATTTTAGGGTTCTTTTGTCAAATTGAGCGTTTTGAATGTTGAGCCGTTATGGGTTGACAACTATCAGACCAAATGTTCCAAATGGAATCTGAAAGCCAAGACAAGTCTGTGTCTTCTGCTGATCAGGGTCCAGGGTGGGAGTCAGAGGATAATATGAggcctttttggggggggggggggggggggctgtcagTTAGGCGGTAAGAAGaccaaggaagagagggagaaagaaggagaaagagagtgcGACACCCTCTGGCAGGTCTAGATCATACACAAGGCCAGAGAGGAAGCCGGGGGGAGAGATAGGGAAACAGGACAACAGAGAGCTGAATGCCACTGGTGCCTCATGTTAAATACATCAGCGGCCATAGATGTATTATCCGAATTAAAGGAAGCTGAAGTCATTGCTGCCATCTGCAAAAGTAAACGAcgaaaagagaaagagggagggggttgAATAGAGGGAGAGGCGTGGAGATGACCAACGAAATCAGTACATTAAAAAAGTTAACATTTGACAAATAAGGGCATGCAACAATACATTGAGGAGGAATGGGATAGGAGCAGAACAGTGAGCCCCTCCATCCAATCACAACCTGTGTCTGCATTTGCATAGCCAATCAGCAAGCAGAATAcagagggggggggtcaatgcataGAGCCAGACACATAACAGTAACACATTTGTAGAAACAGAAGTGGTAAGGTCTTGTTTTTAAAACAAGTTGAGGGGTAAATGTCAAATGATAGCTGTCtgaatttctttcctttctttttttGTGGATAACAGAGGAGACAAGCCCATATAAGCTAAACCAAGAGAAATAAAACAAGACTAGAACGTAACTTGGGATTGGTGATATATTGCTTATGAGTGTTTTACATTTGGAAAAAATTTAAAACCCCCTTCAGACAAAAAAAGACATCTTCACACTTCAAAATTGGGCCATTAGCCAAAGCTGATGAAACAAATACAGAAGCCATCATCTGGTCCTGAAATCATTTTAACGTGAAGTGTAAGAAGATTGGAGGTAGAGGGCCTACATAATGTTACTACATAATGTTGTTAAAAAGTAAATCTGTGTTGCTATGTTGCTAAGGCCTCAGACAAGAAGCACAGTGATTGGACACAGACAGCGATAGAAGCAAATAAAGGAAATCAGAGATGTAATGTTAATATAGTGGAAGGTGAGGCAGAGTCACACGAAGCATATTTTACAGTGGAGAcagcccagacagacagcccCATGCCATTTCGAGCAGGCAACACATACGTCACCAGACATGAGTCCAGTGCTGGCCTGTATGTGTCCACAGCAGCAAAGTCTTATAGCACTCGAGAAGGGCTAGTCCCAAAACAGTCTAAATAGCCTGCTTTCCTCATTCCCTTTCCTCCCATCATCACTGATCAACAAACACAACTTGATGGTTGGAAACTAGTCTAAAGGCATCTCGATACTTGAAAGTGGCCTCCcctcctagtctcctctccttcatctgcaaTGATCTAAAAACACAGAACAGGTGAAAGCAATATGGACTGACACCTTTCCAATTACATCACATCAATGAAGGAAGAGAGCCACAGAGACCAAACCATTCAAGACTATCGAGACACATCTTAGGGCCTTCAACAAGAACATGAGACTAGAAACTCAGAATTGGGACGCGGCCCTACCCTGGTCTTTTCTCCTGTTTAAACCTGGATCCCCCAGTGACAGCACACTGACCTCGGACTTGCTGCTCCAGGTTGAGTATAACATTAACGGCCTGGTGCAGAATGAGCAGTTTGGTCTGGGGTTTCTCATTAGTCAGGTGGAGCTGACACATGCGGCCCAGCTCCTTAAAGCCCTCGTTGATGTCCCGCACGCGCAGCCGCTCGCGGGCATTATTCGCCACCCGCCGCTCTTTCTCCCGCTCCACCTTCACCTCCGGCGGCAGATCCTCTTCGTCCTCGTCCTCATCATCACGACTGATGAAAAGTCAATGTGGGCCAAGGAGGGAAGGTTTGGTTGGAAGGGGGGATAAAAGACATTACATGGGTATGACTGACATATTTACTAAGATGGACAAGACTGTCCAAACAAGTATTATGTTTTGTTCACGCTAGATAATTACTACATTTTATCATTCGGGGAGAGTGCTGTACTAGTTTGTGGACGATGATTACAAAAAGTACTTACTTTAATTAAGTACTTTGGGGCAAACATGTTGCTAGAAATTTTACAACACAAGACTTTATATAAATCATCAGTTACATATTTCTGCAAACTGACAGAACATAAACAATAAAAGCCAGGTTTACATTCATGAAATAGCTCTGACATGATACCACCTTATTTAACTGAAATGAAAGGCATCAAATTGAACATTCACATTCATAATACTTACGCCATCAGTTATTAAACTCAGGTTATCTGCTTCAGAGATTGTACGCTATAAGAATGTGTTATAATTTCAAGATTGTACAAACCATTCTCAAGGCACTAACAGCACggctcaagaaaaaaaaaaaaaataaagtttGCTATGCCCgagtacttttttttttaacgcTGAAATTCTACCCACAGTCTAAAATGGTTCTGATATaatccattttttttattattctcaAAATAATTAAATAGCTATCTATATTTATGGCCACACCCCCTTAAGTGTGAGGCTCACGTGATTGGATGCAGACTTACTCTGCTCCCGTGTCTgatagggaggaggagaaggtctGGAAGGAGAACATCTCTCTGAAAACAACGGTAGACACGAGGGCAAAAATGACAACAGTGCTACGGAGAATCACCTCTTTTTGGGTGCTGAGGCTGTCTTAAGTTGAAATAATGATGGCAAACCTGCACTCGCTGAATACATTTAATCATTTTCAAGCAGCAGATAAATTAAATCATTAAATAAATCATGATAATGTTCAGTGAGTGAGAGTTTACCCCCCTTATGACAGTGGCACAGACCCCACATACGCGCGTCTCAAGTCAAGATTTGGCCGAGAGAGACGGACTTCAAAtcatatggatgtgtgtgtttctgatatGTTTTATCGCTATCAGAAGGGTTAGTCACCTTGTTCGAGTGCGGGCCTTCGAGTCTTTCTTCTCATCCTCTGACTTGTCAGCCACAGAGGAATTCTCGTCATCCTCCTTGTCCTCCCTTTTGATGTCAGAGCCACTGGATGAGTGTGTGGAGCGAGAGAGGCCTGAGGGAAGATAAGTCAATGAAAAGCACAGCCgataatttgagagagagagtgtcaaacATTGTGTGTCCTTTCCTGAAATTATGAGGAAAAGAAAGAGTGGGGGGGGGAGACTCACTGGTGAAGCCTTCGGGCTGGCTGCCAGAGGGAGGGCCGTGGTGACCATGCACACCCCCACCAGTCGAGTCCTCGTGGTGGTTGGACATCTACAGAGCAGATGAGAAACATGGTATTAGGCAAGTAGACAGTACTACGGACAAGTAGGTGTTACATTGGTATCACATGGAGGATGTACATAATAGTGTGACACTAATCAATGGACATAACACCCCAAACCATTACACCACCCATGTGGCTAGATATGGCCACTATGCATTTATCCCTCCTGTTCTTACCAGACTGGGCAGTCTGTTGGCCAGTCCCAGGCCAGCGTTGTTGAAGGCCTGGGCGAGCCCTCCTATCCCGGCGCTGAGGAGGCTGTGCATGTCAGCCAGCCCCCCTGGACCCCCTTGTCCCCCGGCGTGACGCTGGAGCACATGGATGGCCTCCTCCAAACGGTCCTCCATCTTATTTTGCTGTAGGGGGGAGGGGGAAAGGGTGAGGTAAAGGAAAACGAATGAGTTAACACTTAATTTATCGATTTTAATTCCTCAAACTTGCTTAGATCAAGGTGGTATTTTTGATCCTCTAGGGCTGTTACTCATACCAGTGCCACTGCACACATGCATGGAGTTGAACATGATAAGTTACTCACCAGAGCCTGCAGTCCACCCTCGAAGTTTGGAGAGGGTGTGGCCTGTCCCGAGCCCCGGGGCCACTGAGAGGCAGAACCTACAGAGGTATAGACATTGAGCATCTGGACAACAACCTTACGGGTCTGAAAACAGTAGGCACTAACTGCAGAGTGGGTCTGTCCAGCTACCAGGCAAACGGTCCATTCTTGTCGGCTAAAAAGTAGTCAACCCTAAACCCCATTTCAGACGCCACACTCAAAGCACTGTTGTCAAGCAAGAACCTAATCCTATTACTCAGTTCCACTCTAAACCAATAGATGGAGCCATATTATCATTGTAAACAGTGTCATTTAAGCTTCCTCTGCCtctgaaaaatatattttcttgtcGTTTTCCATGTGGCTGTAACCTTACACCCCAGGATAGTGCCCCCTAAGGCCTAAAACAGGTGTGATCTCATAGGTCAGTGATTCACTAATGTTTTTGCCCTTTTACTCACCCAAAGACTTAGCGAAATAACACCTTAGCCCAGTCCTAGGAACTAGTAGTAGGCTCCAACCCACCATTTGGGAAACGCTATGCTAAGTTAGCCCTTAGTCTAACTAACCCAGGTGCGATCCTCCTAGCTCCAGGTGTATTCTCCCTGCCCACTCACCTGCTATGGCCTGGGGAGAGCCCACTGGAGTAGACGGAGATGATGGgaaggtgttgctgttgtggtcTGAGGGATAAATCTACACAGAAACAAAAGACAACATGAAATGgtgggtgtttctcaatatgcatactaccgtgctccacaCTCATGTTCCAAGTGCCTTCTTAGGGGACGTTCTTGTGAGGATGAGTGTGGAGAAcacataaaacattacatttgagaagcactcgcactccccctactgtattacctcatgctg
Above is a window of Salmo salar chromosome ssa03, Ssal_v3.1, whole genome shotgun sequence DNA encoding:
- the LOC106599996 gene encoding transcription factor E2-alpha isoform X5, with product MATVGTDKELSDLLDFSAMFAPPVSNGKIRPTTLASSQFGGSGIDERSGPGPWASGEQNSPSFNQGRGYGEGAHYNEHEGLASTHLFGSGIVGKGERGPYSSFVAQPGFMPSEMPMPSPDALSPSGLKSGSQFYPSQFNPRRRPTQESMDAQPKKIRKVPPGLPSSVYALASGEEYNRDGAGYPASKPGNVGYPGSFYMQEGLHPSPDPWSSAGSMGQPGYSTAMLGNSPHLGQPTPFTAINPQDRLKRQPLPLSPQNYPLHGSEVNGSFHSGSTGYGVSNHTSPINGTDTIMANRGTGSSGDEIGKALASIYPSDHNSNTFPSSPSTPVGSPQAIAGSASQWPRGSGQATPSPNFEGGLQALQNKMEDRLEEAIHVLQRHAGGQGGPGGLADMHSLLSAGIGGLAQAFNNAGLGLANRLPSLMSNHHEDSTGGGVHGHHGPPSGSQPEGFTSLSRSTHSSSGSDIKREDKEDDENSSVADKSEDEKKDSKARTRTSRDDEDEDEEDLPPEVKVEREKERRVANNARERLRVRDINEGFKELGRMCQLHLTNEKPQTKLLILHQAVNVILNLEQQVRERNLNPKAACLKRREEEKVSGVDPQMQMGGGHPGLGGDGHNSVSHM
- the LOC106599996 gene encoding transcription factor E2-alpha isoform X1, with amino-acid sequence MATVGTDKELSDLLDFSAMFAPPVSNGKIRPTTLASSQFGGSGIDERSGPGPWASGEQNSPSFNQGRGYGEGAHYNEHEGLASTHLFGSGIVGKGERGPYSSFVAQPGFMPSEMPMPSPDALSPSGLKSGSQFYPSQFNPRRRPTQESMDAQPKKIRKVPPGLPSSVYALASGEEYNRDGAGYPASKPGNVGYPGSFYMQEGLHPSPDPWSSAGSMGQPGYSTAMLGNSPHLGQPTPFTAINPQDRLKRQPLPLSPQNYPLHGSEVNGSFHSGSTGYGVSNHTSPINGTDTIMANRGTGSSGDEIGKALASIYPSDHNSNTFPSSPSTPVGSPQAIAGSASQWPRGSGQATPSPNFEGGLQALQNKMEDRLEEAIHVLQRHAGGQGGPGGLADMHSLLSAGIGGLAQAFNNAGLGLANRLPSLMSNHHEDSTGGGVHGHHGPPSGSQPEGFTSLSRSTHSSSGSDIKREDKEDDENSSVADKSEDEKKDSKARTRTREMFSFQTFSSSLSDTGADSSSCSTASLNDENLTAEEKEKRERERRSANNVRERVRVRDINEAFRELGKMVQVHLRSDKAQTKLLILQQAAQVIMGLEKQVRERNLNPKAACLKRREEEKVSGVDPQMQMGGGHPGLGGDGHNSVSHM
- the LOC106599996 gene encoding transcription factor E2-alpha isoform X3, with protein sequence MATVGTDKELSDLLDFSAMFAPPVSNGKIRPTTLASSQFGGSGIDERSGPGPWASGEQNSPSFNQGRGYGEGAHYNEHEGLASTHLFGSGIVGKGERGPYSSFVAQPGFMPSEMPMPSPDALSPSGLKSGSQFYPSQFNPRRRPTQESMDAQPKKIRKVPPGLPSSVYALASGEEYNRDGAGYPASKPGNVGYPGSFYMQGLHPSPDPWSSAGSMGQPGYSTAMLGNSPHLGQPTPFTAINPQDRLKRQPLPLSPQNYPLHGSEVNGSFHSGSTGYGVSNHTSPINGTDTIMANRGTGSSGDEIGKALASIYPSDHNSNTFPSSPSTPVGSPQAIAGSASQWPRGSGQATPSPNFEGGLQALQNKMEDRLEEAIHVLQRHAGGQGGPGGLADMHSLLSAGIGGLAQAFNNAGLGLANRLPSLMSNHHEDSTGGGVHGHHGPPSGSQPEGFTSLSRSTHSSSGSDIKREDKEDDENSSVADKSEDEKKDSKARTRTREMFSFQTFSSSLSDTGADSSSCSTASLNDENLTAEEKEKRERERRSANNVRERVRVRDINEAFRELGKMVQVHLRSDKAQTKLLILQQAAQVIMGLEKQVRERNLNPKAACLKRREEEKVSGVDPQMQMGGGHPGLGGDGHNSVSHM
- the LOC106599996 gene encoding transcription factor E2-alpha isoform X4, with translation MATVGTDKELSDLLDFSAMFAPPVSNGKIRPTTLASSQFGGSGIDERSGPGPWASGEQNSPSFNQGRGYGEGAHYNEHEGLASTHLFGSGIVGKGERGPYSSFVAQPGFMPSEMPMPSPDALSPSGLKSGSQFYPSQFNPRRRPTQESMDAQPKKIRKVPPGLPSSVYALASGEEYNRDGAGYPASKPGNVGYPGSFYMQEGLHPSPDPWSSAGSMGQPGYSTAMLGNSPHLGQPTPFTAINPQDRLKRQPLPLSPQNYPLHGSEVNGSFHSGSTGYGVSNHTSPINGTDTIMANRGTGSSGDEIGKALASIYPSDHNSNTFPSSPSTPVGSPQAIAGSASQWPRGSGQATPSPNFEGGLQALQNKMEDRLEEAIHVLQRHAGGQGGPGGLADMHSLLSAGIGGLAQAFNNAGLGLANRLPSLMSNHHEDSTGGGVHGHHGPPSGSQPEGFTSLSRSTHSSSGSDIKREDKEDDENSSVADKSEDEKKDSKARTRTREMFSFQTFSSSLSDTGADRDDEDEDEEDLPPEVKVEREKERRVANNARERLRVRDINEGFKELGRMCQLHLTNEKPQTKLLILHQAVNVILNLEQQVRERNLNPKAACLKRREEEKVSGVDPQMQMGGGHPGLGGDGHNSVSHM
- the LOC106599996 gene encoding transcription factor E2-alpha isoform X2, with translation MATVGTDKELSDLLDFSAMFAPPVSNGKIRPTTLASSQFGGSGIDERSGPGPWASGEQNSPSFNQGRGYGEGAHYNEHEGLASTHLFGSGIVGKGERGPYSSFVAQPGFMPSEMPMPSPDALSPSGLKSGSQFYPSQFNPRRRPTQESMDAQPKKIRKVPPGLPSSVYALASGEEYNRDGAGYPASKPGNVGYPGSFYMQEGLHPSPDPWSSAGSMGQPGYSTAMLGNSPHLGQPTPFTAINPQDRLKRQPLPLSPQNYPLHGSEVNGSFHSGSTGYGVSNHTSPINGTDTIMANRGTGSSGDEIGKALASIYPSDHNSNTFPSSPSTPVGSPQAIAGSASQWPRGSGQATPSPNFEGGLQALQNKMEDRLEEAIHVLQRHAGGQGGPGGLADMHSLLSAGIGGLAQAFNNAGLGLANRLPSLMSNHHEDSTGGGVHGHHGPPSGSQPEGFTSLSRSTHSSSGSDIKREDKEDDENSSVADKSEDEKKDSKARTRTREMFSFQTFSSSLSDTGADSSCSTASLNDENLTAEEKEKRERERRSANNVRERVRVRDINEAFRELGKMVQVHLRSDKAQTKLLILQQAAQVIMGLEKQVRERNLNPKAACLKRREEEKVSGVDPQMQMGGGHPGLGGDGHNSVSHM